In Sardina pilchardus chromosome 8, fSarPil1.1, whole genome shotgun sequence, a genomic segment contains:
- the setbp1 gene encoding SET-binding protein isoform X1, with translation MEQRELSRASRPKAVSEAEFFPSGSTINRATLAELTGGSSLLPSQAKGLLLPGERGAAEHEEDEDLGLGRDVDASSNADSEKWTQPDGMEEQEFSIKEASFSEGSLKLKIQTTKRAKKPPKNLENYICPPEIRITIKQPGEHKTAKHGKSSKAAKEEDKVPPKKKTYERLFKHTDQSDKEMLDVLGEPMKPKHERKNNDMHQVDWTKPPAPEALSHGNIIESKTEFTCNSKSPQSESNITHSSKMQAKKVVEGSPLSYCGTGMSFQFADPQISSTENVSMATASDSNILLHSSLSKERGLQGVTEQVFGNIKRKYGRKDSMRTLGGSHSSDLLWSKKVEKGTEFPGQDNVKERHLCGPEKAEMQSVEADSGSKKMEDETKRLHSSVPQLMEESKGRKRKNRRVQEDEISLDDAPMMQVPDRNSKPDQASQELKELFKEKQMERSPVRIETDTTVNVCNVDSSPSRQRRNPVGRPRAMLDSSKQTDRRQSKVKDRWSYLNSPNPQKEMCPILSIEDPPSAYPITPASPLYTNTDSLTVITPVKRKRGRPKKQPLLTVETIHEGTATSPVSPITQDTLGAKKRKRTHDLSDLVKLALNNPSPPHQLKLNKTSHLGVFKKKSVKKMKLVKMQSILNELLSGASTSNLALKSNAPASSAVSTMASTIEARLGKQINVSKRGTIYIGKKRGRKPRVDLQAQQDEHKDKHSMPVSSQFENLVVPSNPSTATGMPSPRVMLPLSPGAGGLMYPATHESNQQDLKTMPNLQPISALPTKAPRGLLSSNWKLSPPRLMANSPSHLSEVASIKEVTLSPISESHSEETIPSDSGIGTDNNSTSDQAEKGPASRRRYSFDFCSFEAAEGVALDASGKVTGGHYPKRISAAAVEKFLAQESMKKQKHRRKRKGLQRGDDLQFLASLEELISKFQVFRISHRSYNFYRENSYPSIFRVNFDHYYPMPYLPYDPVHYLRRNSEKSKKRRGRPAKSNEPMMRMPFIQGFGYPMPGGNYYAPYAMPYTSMPLATSMMNMGYYGQYAPPFYLPHGLGAAASPFMRPQIPPPKFHSGTYPKLATVTRHRAKSMPHTVSSKGMGDTQPAYVSLKGGNSNLASVCLHKRKHKHKHKHKDDQYSVSETDDLGGLFSGTNNPAFRNLLNERMEKDSSLAKLKEKQRSQQSTDTLTRKPRNFFEVDPLSTLSLSDAQHCKRVRGGEAADSFRNVCGRQPLECSRAGQDRSLDLFAQQRGYDEAAGLRSQRHSLPGYRTYREGSSVSFQNPRQEGTKQLFHGSNPALVEPGSSMKRRYKRKEIEEIQCEVRKMRAFSKILNTKKNLDHVNKILKVKRLQRQAKTGNNIVKRRRGRPRKQPLPQEEEEEEDDDDSDEEEEDEEEEEPVAQMPVLEKCVDLPGKRSSLHGSLPEPLEFSNHDSIMDAIESVVHRARLQSKAQSAPAGSGRQWPQAVDDACAAERPRRCRGGNKKEDALPAFH, from the exons ATGGAGCAGAGGGAACTGTCCCGGGCATCCCGACCAAAGGCGGTCAGTGAGGCCGAGTTCTTCCCGTCCGGGAGCACCATCAACCGGGCGACCTTGGCAGAGCTCACCGGCGGCAGCAGCCTGCTTCCCAGTCAGGCGAAGGGGCTCCTGCTGCCCGGGGAGCGAGGGGCAGCAGAgcacgaggaggacgaggacctGGGGCTGGGCCGGGACGTGGACGCCAGCTCGAACGCCGACAGCGAGAAGTGGACACAGCCGGACGGCATGGAGGAGCAGGAGTTCTCCATCAAGGAGGCCAGCTTCTCCGAGGGCAGCCTCAAGCTGAAGATCCAAACCACCAAGCGCGCTAAGAAGCCCCCCAAGAACCTGGAGAACTATATCTGCCCGCCGGAGATCCGCATCACCATCAAGCAGCCTGGGGAACACAAGACAGCCAAGCACGGAAAGAGCAGCAAGGCAGCCAAGGAGGAAGACAAAGTACCCCCAAAAAAGAAG ACTTATGAAAGGCTATTCAAACACACCGATCAAAGTGACAAAGAGATGCTTGATGTCCTTGGAGAGCCCATGAAACCAAAGCATGAGCGGAAAAACAATGACATGCACCAAGTGGACTGGACAAAACCACCAGCACCAGAGGCATTATCTCATGGAAACATAATAGAGTCAAAAACAGAATTCACATGCAATAGCAAGAGCCCACAGTCTGAATCGAACATCACCCACTCGAGCAAGATGCAAGCAAAGAAAGTTGTGGAGGGTTCGCCTTTGTCCTATTGCGGCACTGGAATGTCTTTCCAGTTTGCAGATCCACAGATATCATCAACAGAAAATGTATCAATGGCCACGGCCTCAGACTCGAATATTTTGTTGCATTCCTCTTTGAGCAAAGAAAGGGGCTTACAAGGTGTCACAGAGCAGGTGTTTGGAAATATCAAGAGGAAGTATGGTAGAAAAGACTCAATGAGAACCCTGGGTGGTAGCCACAGTTCAGATCTGCTGTGGTCTAAGAAGGTTGAGAAGGGCACAGAATTTCCTGGTCAAGACAATGTTAAAGAGAGGCACTTGTGTGGACCGGAGAAAGCTGAGATGCAGAGTGTCGAAGCAGATAGTGGGAGTAAGAAGATGGAGGATGAGACCAAGAGGTTGCATAGCTCTGTCCCTCAGCTCATGGAGGAATCAAAAGGCAGGAAGCGGAAGAATCGCAGAGTCCAAGAGGATGAGATCTCCTTGGATGATGCACCAATGATGCAGGTTCCTGACAGGAACAGTAAACCTGATCAAGCCAGCCAGGAATTAAAGGAATTgtttaaagaaaaacaaatggagAGGAGTCCTGTCAGAATAGAGACAGATACGACAGTAAATGTTTGTAATGTAGACAGTAGTCCGAGCAGGCAGAGAAGAAACCCAGTTGGCAGACCAAGAGCAATGCTTGACTCAAGCAAACAAACTGACAGACGGCAGTCCAAAGTGAAGGACAGGTGGTCATATTTAAATAGCCCAAATCCTCAGAAAGAAATGTGTCCTATTTTATCCATTGAGGATCCCCCCTCAGCCTATCCCATTACACCAGCAAGCCCCCTCtacaccaacacagacagttTGACCGTCATCACCCCTGTGAAGAGGAAGCGGGGGCGACCCAAGAAACAACCACTGCTTACTGTTGAGACCATTCATGAAGGAACTGCTACAAGTCCAGTAAGTCCAATAACCCAGGACACACTGGGtgcaaagaaaagaaagaggaccCACGATTTGTCAGATCTAGTGAAACTGGCCTTAAAcaacccctctcctccccatcaaTTGAAACTCAACAAAACCAGTCACCTTGGTGTCTTTAAAAAGAAGTCAGTCAAAAAGATGAAATTAGTTAAGATGCAAAGCATACTAAATGAACTTTTGTCAGGCGCAAGCACTAGCAATCTCGCCCTTAAGTCTAATGCTCCTGCTTCAAGTGCCGTGTCAACAATGGCATCGACAATCGAGGCTCGTCTTGGCAAACAAATCAACGTGAGTAAGCGAGGAACTATTTATATTGGCAAGAAAAGGGGAAGAAAGCCCAGAGTTGATCTACAGGCTCAGCAAGATGAGCACAAAGATAAGCACTCTATGCCTGTTTCTAGCCAGTTTGAGAACCTTGTAGTGCCTTCTAATCCATCGACAGCAACCGGGATGCCTTCTCCAAGGGTCATGCTGCCACTGTCTCCAGGAGCGGGTGGGTTGATGTATCCTGCCACCCACGAATCCAACCAGCAAGACCTGAAGACCATGCCAAATCTACAGCCTATCAGTGCTTTGCCTACAAAAGCCCCCAGAGGATTGCTTAGCAGTAACTGGAAGCTTTCTCCCCCAAGACTTATGGCAAACTCGCCGTCACACCTTTCAGAGGTGGCGTCAATCAAAGAGGTCACCTTGTCCCCCATCAGCGAATCCCACAGTGAAGAGACAATCCCAAGCGACAGTGGCATTGGCActgacaacaacagcacatCGGATCAAGCTGAGAAAGGGCCAGCATCTCGTAGGAGGTATTCTTTTGACTTTTGCAGCTTTGAAGCTGCAGAAGGAGTTGCACTTGACGCCTCTGGCAAAGTGACGGGAGGGCACTACCCGAAACGCATATCGGCGGCTGCTGTGGAGAAATTTCTCGCACAGGAAAGCATGAAGAAGCAGAAGCACCGACGAAAGCGCAAGGGCCTTCAGAGAGGGGATGACCTGCAGTTCCTGGCCAGCCTGGAGGAGCTGATCAGCAAGTTCCAGGTCTTCAGAATTTCCCACCGCAGCTACAATTTTTATCGAGAAAATTCCTATCCCAGCATCTTTCGAGTCAACTTTGACCACTATTATCCTATGCCATACCTTCCTTACGATCCTGTGCACTATCTTCGCAGAAATTCAGAGAAATCAAAGAAGCGGCGTGGCAGACCAGCCAAATCCAATGAGCCAATGATGCGGATGCCTTTCATTCAAGGGTTTGGCTACCCAATGCCTGGTGGCAATTACTATGCACCATACGCAATGCCTTACACATCCATGCCTCTTGCTACTAGTATGATGAATATGGGCTATTATGGCCAATATGCCCCTCCATTTTATTTACCTCATGGATTGGGGGCAGCAGCATCCCCTTTCATGAGGCCACAGATCCCTCCTCCCAAGTTTCATTCTGGTACTTACCCCAAACTTGCGACTGTAACCAGGCATAGAGCAAAAAGCATGCCCCACACCGTGTCCTCAAAGGGAATGGGCGACACGCAGCCTGCATATGTGTCTCTCAAAGGTGGAAACAGCAACTTGGCAAGTGTCTGTCtccacaaacgcaaacacaagcacaaacacaaacacaaggatGACCAGTACTCTGTCTCAGAAACGGATGACCTGGGCGGACTGTTCAGCGGAACCAACAATCCCGCCTTTCGTAACCTCCTGAACGAGAGGATGGAGAAGGACTCGTCTTTGGCCAAGCTgaaggagaaacagaggagCCAGCAAAGCACAGACACCCTGACAAGAAAACCCAGGAACTTTTTCGAGGTGGACCCGCTGTCTACGCTATCCTTGTCTGACGCACAGCACTGCAAGCGTGTCCGAGGAGGGGAAGCGGCCGACAGCTTCCGCAACGTGTGTGGCCGGCAGCCGCTCGAGTGCTCCCGGGCCGGTCAGGACAGGTCACTAGACCTGTTCGCACAGCAGCGCGGCTATGATGAGGCGGCAGGCTTGCGGAGCCAGAGGCACAGCCTTCCTGGCTACAGGACCTACAGAGAGGGAAGCTCGGTGTCATTCCAGAATCCACGACAGGAGGGGACCAAGCAGCTGTTCCATGGGTCAAATCCTGCATTAGTAG AACCCGGTTCATCGATGAAAAGAAGGTACAAGCGCAAGGAGATTGAGGAGATCCAGTGCGAAGTGCGGAAGATGCGTGCCTTCTCCAAGATCCTCAACACCAAGAAGAACCTAGATCACGTCAACAAGATCCTGAAGGTCAAGAGGCTGCAGAGACAGGCCAAGACGGGGAACAACATTGTCAAGCGGCGCAGGGGGAGGCCCAGGAAACAGCCTCTgccccaggaggaggaggaggaggaggacgatgatgatagtgatgaggaggaggaggatgaggaagaggaggagccagTGGCTCAGATGCCAGTTCTGGAGAAGTGTGTGGACCTGCCAGGGAAGAGGAGCTCGCTGCACGGCAGCCTGCCCGAGCCCCTGGAGTTCTCCAACCATGACTCCATCATGGATGCCATCGAGTCGGTGGTGCACAGGGCGCGGCTGCAGTCCAAGGCTCAGTCGGCGCCGGCGGGCTCGGGCAGGCAGTGGCCACAGGCGGTGGACGATGCCTGCGCCGCCGAGCGCCCAAGAAGGTGCCGCGGTGGCAACAAGAAGGAAGATGCACTCCCAGCCTTTCATTAA
- the setbp1 gene encoding SET-binding protein isoform X2 — MEQRELSRASRPKAVSEAEFFPSGSTINRATLAELTGGSSLLPSQAKGLLLPGERGAAEHEEDEDLGLGRDVDASSNADSEKWTQPDGMEEQEFSIKEASFSEGSLKLKIQTTKRAKKPPKNLENYICPPEIRITIKQPGEHKTAKHGKSSKAAKEEDKVPPKKKTYERLFKHTDQSDKEMLDVLGEPMKPKHERKNNDMHQVDWTKPPAPEALSHGNIIESKTEFTCNSKSPQSESNITHSSKMQAKKVVEGSPLSYCGTGMSFQFADPQISSTENVSMATASDSNILLHSSLSKERGLQGVTEQVFGNIKRKYGRKDSMRTLGGSHSSDLLWSKKVEKGTEFPGQDNVKERHLCGPEKAEMQSVEADSGSKKMEDETKRLHSSVPQLMEESKGRKRKNRRVQEDEISLDDAPMMQVPDRNSKPDQASQELKELFKEKQMERSPVRIETDTTVNVCNVDSSPSRQRRNPVGRPRAMLDSSKQTDRRQSKVKDRWSYLNSPNPQKEMCPILSIEDPPSAYPITPASPLYTNTDSLTVITPVKRKRGRPKKQPLLTVETIHEGTATSPVSPITQDTLGAKKRKRTHDLSDLVKLALNNPSPPHQLKLNKTSHLGVFKKKSVKKMKLVKMQSILNELLSGASTSNLALKSNAPASSAVSTMASTIEARLGKQINVSKRGTIYIGKKRGRKPRVDLQAQQDEHKDKHSMPVSSQFENLVVPSNPSTATGMPSPRVMLPLSPGAGGLMYPATHESNQQDLKTMPNLQPISALPTKAPRGLLSSNWKLSPPRLMANSPSHLSEVASIKEVTLSPISESHSEETIPSDSGIGTDNNSTSDQAEKGPASRRRYSFDFCSFEAAEGVALDASGKVTGGHYPKRISAAAVEKFLAQESMKKQKHRRKRKGLQRGDDLQFLASLEELISKFQVFRISHRSYNFYRENSYPSIFRVNFDHYYPMPYLPYDPVHYLRRNSEKSKKRRGRPAKSNEPMMRMPFIQGFGYPMPGGNYYAPYAMPYTSMPLATSMMNMGYYGQYAPPFYLPHGLGAAASPFMRPQIPPPKFHSGTYPKLATVTRHRAKSMPHTVSSKGMGDTQPAYVSLKGGNSNLASVCLHKRKHKHKHKHKDDQYSVSETDDLGGLFSGTNNPAFRNLLNERMEKDSSLAKLKEKQRSQQSTDTLTRKPRNFFEVDPLSTLSLSDAQHCKRVRGGEAADSFRNVCGRQPLECSRAGQDRSLDLFAQQRGYDEAAGLRSQRHSLPGYRTYREGSSVSFQNPRQEGTKQLFHGSNPALNPVHR; from the exons ATGGAGCAGAGGGAACTGTCCCGGGCATCCCGACCAAAGGCGGTCAGTGAGGCCGAGTTCTTCCCGTCCGGGAGCACCATCAACCGGGCGACCTTGGCAGAGCTCACCGGCGGCAGCAGCCTGCTTCCCAGTCAGGCGAAGGGGCTCCTGCTGCCCGGGGAGCGAGGGGCAGCAGAgcacgaggaggacgaggacctGGGGCTGGGCCGGGACGTGGACGCCAGCTCGAACGCCGACAGCGAGAAGTGGACACAGCCGGACGGCATGGAGGAGCAGGAGTTCTCCATCAAGGAGGCCAGCTTCTCCGAGGGCAGCCTCAAGCTGAAGATCCAAACCACCAAGCGCGCTAAGAAGCCCCCCAAGAACCTGGAGAACTATATCTGCCCGCCGGAGATCCGCATCACCATCAAGCAGCCTGGGGAACACAAGACAGCCAAGCACGGAAAGAGCAGCAAGGCAGCCAAGGAGGAAGACAAAGTACCCCCAAAAAAGAAG ACTTATGAAAGGCTATTCAAACACACCGATCAAAGTGACAAAGAGATGCTTGATGTCCTTGGAGAGCCCATGAAACCAAAGCATGAGCGGAAAAACAATGACATGCACCAAGTGGACTGGACAAAACCACCAGCACCAGAGGCATTATCTCATGGAAACATAATAGAGTCAAAAACAGAATTCACATGCAATAGCAAGAGCCCACAGTCTGAATCGAACATCACCCACTCGAGCAAGATGCAAGCAAAGAAAGTTGTGGAGGGTTCGCCTTTGTCCTATTGCGGCACTGGAATGTCTTTCCAGTTTGCAGATCCACAGATATCATCAACAGAAAATGTATCAATGGCCACGGCCTCAGACTCGAATATTTTGTTGCATTCCTCTTTGAGCAAAGAAAGGGGCTTACAAGGTGTCACAGAGCAGGTGTTTGGAAATATCAAGAGGAAGTATGGTAGAAAAGACTCAATGAGAACCCTGGGTGGTAGCCACAGTTCAGATCTGCTGTGGTCTAAGAAGGTTGAGAAGGGCACAGAATTTCCTGGTCAAGACAATGTTAAAGAGAGGCACTTGTGTGGACCGGAGAAAGCTGAGATGCAGAGTGTCGAAGCAGATAGTGGGAGTAAGAAGATGGAGGATGAGACCAAGAGGTTGCATAGCTCTGTCCCTCAGCTCATGGAGGAATCAAAAGGCAGGAAGCGGAAGAATCGCAGAGTCCAAGAGGATGAGATCTCCTTGGATGATGCACCAATGATGCAGGTTCCTGACAGGAACAGTAAACCTGATCAAGCCAGCCAGGAATTAAAGGAATTgtttaaagaaaaacaaatggagAGGAGTCCTGTCAGAATAGAGACAGATACGACAGTAAATGTTTGTAATGTAGACAGTAGTCCGAGCAGGCAGAGAAGAAACCCAGTTGGCAGACCAAGAGCAATGCTTGACTCAAGCAAACAAACTGACAGACGGCAGTCCAAAGTGAAGGACAGGTGGTCATATTTAAATAGCCCAAATCCTCAGAAAGAAATGTGTCCTATTTTATCCATTGAGGATCCCCCCTCAGCCTATCCCATTACACCAGCAAGCCCCCTCtacaccaacacagacagttTGACCGTCATCACCCCTGTGAAGAGGAAGCGGGGGCGACCCAAGAAACAACCACTGCTTACTGTTGAGACCATTCATGAAGGAACTGCTACAAGTCCAGTAAGTCCAATAACCCAGGACACACTGGGtgcaaagaaaagaaagaggaccCACGATTTGTCAGATCTAGTGAAACTGGCCTTAAAcaacccctctcctccccatcaaTTGAAACTCAACAAAACCAGTCACCTTGGTGTCTTTAAAAAGAAGTCAGTCAAAAAGATGAAATTAGTTAAGATGCAAAGCATACTAAATGAACTTTTGTCAGGCGCAAGCACTAGCAATCTCGCCCTTAAGTCTAATGCTCCTGCTTCAAGTGCCGTGTCAACAATGGCATCGACAATCGAGGCTCGTCTTGGCAAACAAATCAACGTGAGTAAGCGAGGAACTATTTATATTGGCAAGAAAAGGGGAAGAAAGCCCAGAGTTGATCTACAGGCTCAGCAAGATGAGCACAAAGATAAGCACTCTATGCCTGTTTCTAGCCAGTTTGAGAACCTTGTAGTGCCTTCTAATCCATCGACAGCAACCGGGATGCCTTCTCCAAGGGTCATGCTGCCACTGTCTCCAGGAGCGGGTGGGTTGATGTATCCTGCCACCCACGAATCCAACCAGCAAGACCTGAAGACCATGCCAAATCTACAGCCTATCAGTGCTTTGCCTACAAAAGCCCCCAGAGGATTGCTTAGCAGTAACTGGAAGCTTTCTCCCCCAAGACTTATGGCAAACTCGCCGTCACACCTTTCAGAGGTGGCGTCAATCAAAGAGGTCACCTTGTCCCCCATCAGCGAATCCCACAGTGAAGAGACAATCCCAAGCGACAGTGGCATTGGCActgacaacaacagcacatCGGATCAAGCTGAGAAAGGGCCAGCATCTCGTAGGAGGTATTCTTTTGACTTTTGCAGCTTTGAAGCTGCAGAAGGAGTTGCACTTGACGCCTCTGGCAAAGTGACGGGAGGGCACTACCCGAAACGCATATCGGCGGCTGCTGTGGAGAAATTTCTCGCACAGGAAAGCATGAAGAAGCAGAAGCACCGACGAAAGCGCAAGGGCCTTCAGAGAGGGGATGACCTGCAGTTCCTGGCCAGCCTGGAGGAGCTGATCAGCAAGTTCCAGGTCTTCAGAATTTCCCACCGCAGCTACAATTTTTATCGAGAAAATTCCTATCCCAGCATCTTTCGAGTCAACTTTGACCACTATTATCCTATGCCATACCTTCCTTACGATCCTGTGCACTATCTTCGCAGAAATTCAGAGAAATCAAAGAAGCGGCGTGGCAGACCAGCCAAATCCAATGAGCCAATGATGCGGATGCCTTTCATTCAAGGGTTTGGCTACCCAATGCCTGGTGGCAATTACTATGCACCATACGCAATGCCTTACACATCCATGCCTCTTGCTACTAGTATGATGAATATGGGCTATTATGGCCAATATGCCCCTCCATTTTATTTACCTCATGGATTGGGGGCAGCAGCATCCCCTTTCATGAGGCCACAGATCCCTCCTCCCAAGTTTCATTCTGGTACTTACCCCAAACTTGCGACTGTAACCAGGCATAGAGCAAAAAGCATGCCCCACACCGTGTCCTCAAAGGGAATGGGCGACACGCAGCCTGCATATGTGTCTCTCAAAGGTGGAAACAGCAACTTGGCAAGTGTCTGTCtccacaaacgcaaacacaagcacaaacacaaacacaaggatGACCAGTACTCTGTCTCAGAAACGGATGACCTGGGCGGACTGTTCAGCGGAACCAACAATCCCGCCTTTCGTAACCTCCTGAACGAGAGGATGGAGAAGGACTCGTCTTTGGCCAAGCTgaaggagaaacagaggagCCAGCAAAGCACAGACACCCTGACAAGAAAACCCAGGAACTTTTTCGAGGTGGACCCGCTGTCTACGCTATCCTTGTCTGACGCACAGCACTGCAAGCGTGTCCGAGGAGGGGAAGCGGCCGACAGCTTCCGCAACGTGTGTGGCCGGCAGCCGCTCGAGTGCTCCCGGGCCGGTCAGGACAGGTCACTAGACCTGTTCGCACAGCAGCGCGGCTATGATGAGGCGGCAGGCTTGCGGAGCCAGAGGCACAGCCTTCCTGGCTACAGGACCTACAGAGAGGGAAGCTCGGTGTCATTCCAGAATCCACGACAGGAGGGGACCAAGCAGCTGTTCCATGGGTCAAATCCTGCATTA AACCCGGTTCATCGATGA